Genomic segment of Harmonia axyridis chromosome 6, icHarAxyr1.1, whole genome shotgun sequence:
TGACTTCTGTTTCTACAATCAAATCAGGCTCTAGGTGTACATTTTCAATTACTGTTATTTGATCCAAAGTCGTGTTAAGGGAATCAATAGTTGAGTAAGtgttattattcaaaaaaaatctcctaaaaactaataataaattcactggaaaatataaatgaatgttCATTTTGCTCGTACACCTCTGTATTTTACAAGCCGCAATATGACGTTTTCTACTTCTTGCCTTCCATGACCTCTGAATTATTTTAACACAGGAGGTGATCAGAATCATTTTATACTTCAGAATCAAGGAGAATGACCCATCGCTGAAATAAATCTTGTCTCTTCCAACATACACCTTACCTTCCAACAACTGGGACACAAAATTCAGAAACTTCTCGTTATAGATATTTTACTCACCCCTTTCAGTTTTTCTAAGATATCTAGGTCGAACTTCTTTGAGAAATCTTCCTTAGATAGCCTATGGGGATATTCaagtataattttcaatatttgcgTTTTTTTAGTGCGAACTCACACTGTCGAGAAACGTTGAAACTCCAAATTTAACGTATCAATGATACCATTGTACTGCAGTTCTGCCATGAAGAAATAATCGTCGAAACTATTTGGAAGTTGTTTCTGGTTGGGCTTCAAACACTTAATATAGTGCGTGTCTGCTAGGCTTAAAGAAACCATCAGGTTGTCCAAAGATTTCTGAAAAACCCGTTATATTGTAGGTCTAGCTATCGACAATGTTAAAATTTTACCTTGAATTTTGATAGAAGAGTTTTATTATGAGATATTTGTACTTCCTCGTCtctaaaatctaaaattttgGATAAGAACGctaatttggtttctttcagGAACAAAACCATTTCTTCCGGTAACTACAATTGAATTTTTAGACTGGTTTTCTTTGTTTTAGACAAAATATTTACTTTGTCTCTATTTTTGCTAACCATTGATCTGCTGTCATACTCTACCACTCCAGCATAATGCTTTATAGAAAATTTGGTACATGTATAATCTTTCCTgtcgatgaaaaattcattttttctcaaaCAATTAGACAGCCTGGTTGAGATGAACATATCAGTATTGTACCGCTTGACAAGGCATTccttgaaaaaatatcgaaatttattcATCGCAATTCGGCAGTGTTTTGATATTAAacaaattataatataatgagTGAATTTTGGATGGATTCAATGTCGATTGAATTATTAAATGTAGTCTGTTTTTTTTTGCGATACCATGGTTTTTGAAGGAAGCAATAGAAGGCTGAAGCTTATTCCATTGCTTCATTTCAACTGTTTTTCTTCTAATACTGAATCAAAAATTCCTAATTACCtcattcaaaattccaaaaactGACAATGTTCCATCAAGAAGGTTTATTCTCTTGTTATACTTGGACATATCATACTTGGTAACTTTCTCGCACTTCTCATACAGATAATTCACTTGTTTATTATAATAGTCAGTCATATAAAACTGCTGCAACCTCTCATTAGCGTAATTGATACACAACTGTTCGAAAGTGTTGTGAGCAAATGTTTCAAAACCATATATATCCAAAATTCCTGCAACCACAAAGTTTTTAAAACTGCCCCaatcatttttttgtttttacccAAACAATCATGTTTCTTCCTGTAGTATGTCTGTTCGTTAATTTTCTCCACGAGCCACATAAAAAGCTTCTCATATAAAAAACGCATAAGACTGTTCCTCCTCTCGTTACACtcctcgatattgacacaagaaGTGTAACACAAAGAGCCTCTTCTTAGTTTTGGCGCAATTAGCCTCTTGGTGAAGAGTTGTGTTAACGATGATGAGCTTGTTTGGAAAATTAGTGCGCAAAAATTCACGTACTGCTtacattctgaaattttttagttttcactAGCGAATAACGAAATGGATGTATATAGTAAGTACTATTAAATAAGAATACCCATGGATACATTCTCTCAAGAAAATATCGGGAATTTCTGGTGCCGAAATGCATTTCAAACCATCTTGAACAACTTTGGTGTTTGTGTCTGTCTCTATGTGTGTCCGCATATCCTTGTAATAGCCTTAACTTCAACATTTTTATCTgatttgtatgaaatttggtGTGAGTATACAGTTTGAACCATGCAGATTTTCTAGATACGTTGTGAAATTcctggaattttcatgtcgtgTACCCcctaatttgatgaaaatttgtacGAGTATTCAGttccataaaattttttcacttctCTACAGGTTTAAAGACTTACTAACAACTCCAATTATTTGGAGTTTTATAGTTATTTGTGCAGAGCATTTACCTTGAAGGATTACAAGCTTTTCGTCTTTACAGGTGAAGATTATATTCCCCAAATTCAGTATAAGTGATAAAATGTGTAACACGTCATCGATTTCTTTAATATTGAGGAAACTCATCATCTCAACTACATCTGAAAATGAGGTTTTTCTATGGTATATCATTCTGGGGCATATCACATATTCCGTAGTTTTGCTAAGATATAATTTCTCTAATACATAGTCGTCCAGATCTTCCAAAACCTACAAtgacaaatttcagttgaatatactGGGATGGAACATACAGATTGAGATTTTATTGAGCAGTGGAATTGCAACTGATtagaaactattttttttttcttattattaatTGCTCTACGAATTTTTGTTTTAGAGTTGAAGGATACTGAGAAgtattaaaatttataaaaaaatacctgagtgaaaatgtgaaaatttgacTCGCCCTTATTTGGTCCAGACACCCTAGACTTTTCGAGTAGATAAGTCTGAATGTATGCTCCAACAAATTTTCCTTCACGACATTGCATCTGTGTCAATTTTCCAAATCTGGAGCTGTTGAAATTGTGAATTGTTGATGCGTTACCTACAGATAGAGTATCGTTAAAGTTCGAACTtttgaatggactagttttcatttttttgtaaaggattaattctaaaaatttaagtaaaatgaaacaaaaatgtggaagcattgaaatatctctagaaatgaaaaagttatggaactttgaagttgcgcttggaagaataatttcatagtacgtagcgtctagtgtgtgacgtcacgccacttacacgaggcgactggtattcgcggagtgcttacgaattcattggtgtacaatcacttgtgctgttcgtgtcgtgttttgttcgttaaacgatggctgaaataaaaaaaaaatcctacaaatattgtattgtgcctatgtgtgcaagcacgacaattaaaaaccccaataaattgttttttcatgtaccaaatgacatgaatcaaagaagtggtgcaaattaatgaggcgtgacttaattggacctaaaactacttcatatgtgtgtggaGATCATATTGATGTAAGTACcaatcagtactagctgtctatttctgataataaaaatactaaggtgtaagttggtttgaaataagttattgagtaaaaataactttgtcctttcacgaagccttcttccattatggtgacataaaaacaaaactcgagttaaaactacgctgtacaactacaaacggcgcgagagccttggcgcggctaagtatttaaatgtaatttatggtgtagcgatcacaggcaagtggggtgacgtcacagacgagtcggagaccaattaagttccgcgctaaaatacgtaaatttaaataatctatttctcagtcatttattgatgggttttcaaatttttttcaccgatttatcagttttgctctatattttaattctatcgtgtcaaatatagtattatcaacatcactaaactagtccattcccGTATCACGTCAAGAAAGTCAATAAAAATTCGCTCAAAGagattgtcaattttttttcgctaAGTTGGTAGAACTGTTCACTATACTCAAACGGAATTTGATCGTATCTGTCATTTAGTTAGTTTATATTGCTCCATTTCGTCAGTTAATCTCAACCGTGCTTTATGAATTTGTTGCGAGCCTACCGAAAATAGAGAAAAACTTTGTGATCGCAAATTTTGCTTTCCGGCGAACCGAAAGTAGAGGAAGCATTATGGCCACTTTCAAGTCtcggttttcaaaattttctcttGCAAAAAGTTTTTTTAGACCATCCCAAATAATTTTGTCTGTGAGTATGGTAACTGCGAGTTACCATACTCACCTGAAGAACTCAAAATGTAATTTAACGAAAAAATTGTTGTGTGATCAATAAATTTGAGCGGAAATGAAGTGTTTCACTTTCAATCATATTAAGATGAATGTCCGTCAAGTAGAGGACCTAAACAATCAAGAATTTAATGCAAATTGTTACCAAATGCTGCAAGAACAGTTACAGCCGAACAAGTTCTTGTCAAGATATCTCTTAAATCTTTATCTTCATGGCTAGAATGTTGAAAAGCCAAATATTTCAAGGCAAGACATCCAGAATACGTTTTACCAGATCCGCTGTCTCCAGAAATGACAATGATCTGGTTAGTCTTACCCAGTTTATTTGACAATTTGAAGAAAGCTCTATCAACAACTGTACTAACGTTTGGTTCGCCCTCTTTTTCATCCTGAATAATTAAGAAAATGAATTCAATTGGGTGCATAGTAGAAAAGTATACTTACCTGATTTTTGTAATTATTGTCATAAGGCTGGACTGCTATAAGCGTTTGTCCAGCCCAGGTGTATATTAGCTTacgaaaaaatctatattttatcaattttgtcACTGAAAAAATCAGAATTGGGATAAGCTATGATACAAAGAACTACCCATTGGAAATCTGCAATCTAACATTGAAAATCTGCTAATGAAATACATTGCCTTTCCTCACCATTCTGTGgagatttcaattttaaatcaCAAATATTGTCAATGAAATAGAATTGCTTCGTATCTTCCTCATTTAATGGAAATATATCTTcggaatttgaattcaataacttcAAGTTTGACTCTTCAGCGATCAAATTCTCATTCAGTTTTTGACTTTCTGATATCACTTCATTCGCCATTGGAAAattaggtattttttgaatcatttcaaaatgtCATGGATTTTATGACAAGCAAAATAATAAACAGGCTTTTGCtttgatacatttttttaattatcaataGAAGTGTTAAATGGCCAAGGGCTAGATAAGTAACGTACAAACTTTTTACGgatttttttgcaataaaatcTGACGAATATGTATGAAGAACACAATTTGCGCCttacaattaaaatatttttgatttcctaCTCTTGAATTTTCACCGAGATCAGTCCAAAACATATTGCAAATTCTAATTTTTCTGAAGTATTTCAAGTTATTCCCTAAAAgtgaattatgaaaaaaaggtgACCAAAACACCGTCAAaagttcaaaaatataaaagaagtGAAAGAGTTGGTAAATGCATTCAAACGTTTTTGTAATGAAAATTATAGTTACTAACAAtaacatttattcatttaacaaTTTTCCATTTCATTATTAGAATTATTGATTATAATAGATCACCGACATAATTATTAAATTACAAAATAAATATGGAAAGTTtatgaatggaaaaaaaattaatttaacatgAATTGAACACAAAACAACATAACGAATAAAAGCATTACAAAGGACTTGTATTTGTTCTACAAAACCCAGGCTGAGAGCCAAGCAAATATTTCGCGCAAATATCATCAATGtcctttttgttttctttaaaaAATCCATTAGGTAGAAATATGCTACTTGAATCACTTTTCTGAGATGGTATGCTAACTTGCATTTTAAAACTATTGTTGTGATTAATGTTAGTGTAATCTTGAAATTTAAAATCCCCGAAACTCTTGGATCGATTAAACATCTTAACCTTTCTTTTTTGAACGAACtgactgaaaaaattcaaacaacgtGGTGGCGAATCATCTTCAAAACCATCCCCACCTTTTAGGTTAggttcaaatttgaattgaCTGTAGTTTCTCTCGTTTGAAGCGAGAAATGCGGACATTTTACTAGCATTCTGGTCACTAAATATAGAAACATCAATCATTTTACTGCTCTCAAAAATTTTTCTGCTCATtcgtttttttgttttatattttttttctggtggTGGTGGCAAGACTACTGTGCCATCTCTAGTTTTACGAAATGTTATAATATGTTCCATATTCTGAACTTGTTTGACAGAAGGTCTGTTCATTCTTTGCATTAAATATCTGTTGTAAGTCTCGACATCAAGATTTTCTTCTAGTATTATTTGATCTTGCTTGTcaaattcttcttgaatctGATACTTAGTTAATTTGAAAGGCTTGACTGAGTCTCTAGTTTTTTTGGGTTCTTCTTTCTTTGGTTTTTTAGGCAGTCTGCGTCTGTAACCtagatattttctttttttggaTTGTTTTGATAAACAAGTAGTTGAACTAGATTCATTGTTAGTAAAATGTTCTTCATTTGAAGATATAAAGGAATCATCAGTACCGATATGACATAATTTTTCTGATATAACatcattttctgttttttcatgAGCATTTTCCAAGGTACTATTGCAATCTCTATTCATCTCTTTTTTTGTTGAAGGGCTATCGAGTTTAATTGAAGATATACCATCTAAAGTTTCTGTTGAACATTTTGAAACACTCatacatttttctgaaatttcttcATTGTTTGTTTTATGTTTCTTTTCATTTGTATTACTGTTATCAGTCTCCTTGGAagtatatttttccaaattcctcCATTGGCTCATGGCTGAAATATTAGTTTCTTCAGCTGTTTGATAATTTAACGAAGATTTATTTGAATCTTCTTGTAGATTTCCTTTACTATCTGCATATTTTTGTGgattttctgaataattcaGAATATTTGAAGACGGAAGAGCTTGATTATAGTTGTTATTTTGCTTGGGAATAATCAagtctttcaatttttcattgggTGATGAGCTATCAGAATGTTTTTCTTCGCATTCTATATAAGTGATTTGATAATCAGAAGAAGTTGAAGATGCGGGGTTATCTAAGTTCCTTTTCCTACTTGCATCAGAAATGCTAGTAACAGCTTTACCTTTACTACTATGAGAATCTGAATCGTTACTTACATCTAAAAGCATTTCTGAAGGTTTTGGTGCTTTTATCGATTTACTATAATTGGATGGTTTAGGAGGAGATTTCAATTCATCAAAATCTTTCTGCTCATGGGAAATATcagatttttcagaaattttatgtGGGGTACAATTATTCTCTAAATTTCTTTTTCTACTAGCCTCAGATAAGCTAGTAGAGACTGTTTCTTCAACATAATTAGATGATTTAATAGAAGttttcaattcattgaaattattttctttatgtGAAATATCAgcttttttcttaattttttctgttacCACTATATCTTGGTTATCAGTAGTTTTAGATGTGGAGGAAGAATTGTCTAAATTTCTTTTCCGACTAATATCAGAAAGACTAGTAGAAactgtttttatttcagtaTGTTCAATCATAGTTTTTGGAGAATATACTATGttacaatttttgttttcatggGTTGATgacaaattgttaatttttctaGAATCCTTTTCTGGTTGGAATTGAACACTTGAAATATTTAAACCATTATTCAAATAGCACTCCAAGTCAGATTCTTCAAATAAGTTATgtaatttgaaatttctattaaaattttgttcatcGGCAATATGATTAGGATTCAGatgatttgattttgaaaaataattgatatcttTTTTAGATTCTATTTTTTTTGAGTGACCTGGTTCAATCAGGATATCTTCGGGTTCattatcaattttattcataacttcaAATTGTGTgctctgaatttcaatttcatcaattgGTCCGTGCCATTGCTTTTGTCccgatgaaattttttcatctttcaGCAAGCGGATAACATCATCAGACATTTCATTATGGGATTTATTGTtgctttcattattttcaatggtAATTTCTAGCTCATCGATGTCGCCTTCAAAAATATCTCTTGATTGACTGAGAAACAATTTTGTTTCTTCAATTACAAATTGTTCGAAATTTACATCTTTTTCGTTGACAATCTtagattttgatttttctgGAATGTTTAATAATTGATCTTCTTCCCCAAATGATAAACTTTTGTTGTTCGGTCCTTGAAGGATATTGACCTTGGGGAAAATATGTTGAGCTTCATCAATCAAGAAGCTtccatatttttgataattttcttcTAATGCACAACTtgtttcaatttcttcattttcgttATTTGTCCTAATGAAGTATCCTTGcttattttcatcttcttctTTGGATGTATCATCTTCTAAGAAAATGTAAGGCCTAGATTCATCTGGGTTGATGAACTGATTTGAGGAACTTTGACTGTTCTCTTGAGAAAACATATTCGCTGAAGGAAAATTCAAGGAATTGATTTCAGTATCTGTTAAGTTGGTACTACTTGTTTCTCCAACTTCGAAAGAATACCTGTTTCTGGAAATGGTTGGAGTAGATGATTTTTCTGGATTCCTCAGCAAGTTGGTACAACTTGTTTCTTCAACTCCAAAAGAATACCTGTTCCTTGAAATGGTAGGAGTAGATGATTTATCTGGATTTCTTAGCAAATCTAAAGAAAATGTAATCTGAtcagtttcattcaaattttctttgTTACAACTCGGATACTGATTTTTGAAAGCAAATCGTTTTCTCAGAGGTGGTTCTGTTGGTTTCAAGAAACAGAAATCAGAATCTTGATTTTCTGGTTTTGGGAAACAATTGAATCGTTCAATTGGAATTTTTTGCACTGATGTGTTCTGTTTTTCTTTATAATTATCCTCTATAGAGTCCATAAAATTATCCTCATACAGAGTTCCtgaattaaattcttcaaaatttgcTCTATCCATATTATGCATTTCTGTCAACAAACTCTTATTTATTTCGTTAACTTCCTCAAACTCATGATCATTCTGATAGCTTTCTTGGGAGCAACtccttaaatttgaatattgctcGAATTCATCAttacaatttaaattattttcttgaacatTGTTGTCTGCATTTAGGAGAATATTACTCAAAATCCTAACGTTCTGATTGAAATTACCAGACCTCTGGTTTGAACTATTACCAGCAAAAATCATTCCATCGTGATTGTTTTTACTAGattcatgaatttcaatttctggatttaataaatttatatttccgCTATTTTCTCTAATGAAACCATCGAGTCTTTCATAGTTAGAATCATCATGTGATAACAAAGAATATTCCACTTGGTCAACTGCTTCACTCAAGGCATCATCAGGCACAGTATCATcgaaaaaacattcatttctAGATTCtgctattttgaaattcacCATATCAACACCTGAACTCGAAGTATCAAATTTGGTCTGATAATAATTGATTACTTGATTTACTTTGGAAGGATTCAATTTTCCTTCagcattgaattttttcaaatccgCTTCTATATTATATTTTAGTCGGGATTCTTTCGATAATTGAAGGGTTTTCAATTCCTGTAAAATTGTCGAATTTAATAATCGTCAAAACTATTTTTTTAGGTACCTTTGTCGACTTATTATCATCTTCTAAAAGAAAATAAACGTCCTCCAAAAGATCAGCTGGCCAAATATTCTTCACCATATAAATGCCATATCGTTTTAGATTTGTTACTCCGTTTTTGATAGTGTGATTGAAGCACAACTTCATTGACTGTGGAGTATCCCCTGAAGCATCTGTGTCCATAAACCAGCTGAAATGAGGTAAATGATGCCCTTTCAACAACTCCGAGGCGTTTTGAACTTACTTTTTAACGTTTAGATATAAATCACCCAATTTGGTGACCAATGTGAAATGAGACGTTAGATACACAAAAGATGAGCTGTTAACAAAACATTCACATATTGCCATTGCTAAAGCAGCTCCCTCTTCTAATGAAGTTGATCTAGCCAGctcatcaattataataagagAATTATCAGTGATATGGGACAAGATATAAAGAATTTCtttcatctgaaaaatttgaaattgaagaaatttttatcAGCCCCAAATTGGCTCTTACCTCTAGGACAAATGAAGAGGCTCCACATTCCATGTTATCTTCAAGGTACACTCGAGCAAAAAGGCGATCAGCTGGTCTGAAAACAGCCGATGAAGCTGGTACATATCCACCGATCTGTGCCATTATTTGTAACAGCATCACTTGTCTAATGTAAATGCTTTTGCCAGATCCATTGGGTCCAGTGATGATATGAACATTGAAGTTTTGACAAGAAGACTTGAAATAAATGCAAATGATATTCGAATAAGAACAAGGAATTACTTTTAGTAATTGCCACTCAAAAAGTAAAGCTCAATTTGAAAAGCACAAATTAAGGGATATAATGAAATAACTATCATCCTTCCTTTCAtgttaggccaattgaaaagtccccggtctgatgcacagatggcggtgctagtattaaatccatatgatttttagttagtaccaaccttcaaacgatacgtgtcaaaatttgacagcagaccgaccattagtttgtgagatattgcgttgtgagtgtagctacttttgttatttgaaaaaagatgagaaaaaaaagaatttcgtgtgctcataaaatattgctttttgaagggaaaaaatacagttgaagcaaaatcttggatagatgaagagtttccggggtctgcaccaggaaaatcaaccatcaatgagtgatatgctaagtttaaacctggtgaaatgagcatcgaagacgACGAAAgcagtggacgtccaaaagaggctgtcaccgatgaaaaaatcaaaaaagttcacaaaataattttgaatgaccgtaaaatgaagttgatcaagatagcagacattgtgaacataccatctgaacgtgtacattcacgaatatttgtacatgagaaaactgtgtgcaaaatgattgccgcgcgagctcacaatcgatcaaaagcaacaacgtgttaatgattctgagcagttttttaagctgtttaagtgcaataatcctgaatttttgcgtcgatatgtgacaatggatgtaacatggcttcatcattttgcactggagtccaatcgacagtcagctgagtggactgcacacgatgaaccgaatccaaagcgaggaaaaacacaacagtcagctggcaaggttatggcatcagtattctgggatgcgcaaggtataatattcattgattacctccaaaagaccagaccatcaacagtgattattatatagcgctattagatcgtttaaaggatgaaatccttaaaaaacggccccatctGATAGCCCTCCAAATCATTGATgtcaaaaaatgtaaaaatatcaataacatACATTTTTGTACACACTTACAATTGAGTTAGGAACTGGTTTTTCATGGACTAACATATGAAGCATGGGATGTTGTGATTCCTTTACTTCTGTGAAATCAGATAATGTAGGTTTAACATAGTTGTTTCTCAAGCTGACTTCGGCCAAAGATTGTAAAACATCAATGATGGCAATATCTTCACACAATCTATAGAAGAGTCCAATATGCTTCTTGAATGAAGTTAAAGTCTTGAATatcattctgaaaaatattaaagATACAACATATTTCATCCGAGCAAGGAAAAACAAATTTGGTTCATACCATATCAATATTTTATTACAAGAAAAAGAACGAACATATTGCTCCTGccaatattttaatttcagctCAAACTTCTAAGTCCGTCATTCATAATGTAACGATGATTGATGAAAATTCCAATTTACAGCATGAATATAAGAACTtagattgaataaataaacatcAAAATCAAAGGGAAGAGATCTTTATATTATGGTCACATTTGAGTTCTTTAAGGTGTATGATTTTTTAGCTTACACATTACTAATTTTCAGTATGTCTGCTACGATGTCATCTATTCGTGTTTGAAAGTTTATTAATTCCATCGTTTTCATTGTGAAACTCCCAGCTAAACGACAAACCTATTAAGTTaaagataaattaatatttttatttcttttaaaat
This window contains:
- the LOC123683170 gene encoding uncharacterized protein LOC123683170; amino-acid sequence: MNLTEKANCGKLKLGFFNRKSTQNGFKPIKGPGSSRTALNSRKNSTPSSNLNWGRSRQSISSSYLHSEASICNEDNRVVLALSEGRGEARCEVGIAVINVSQPHLILCQISDTQSYDNTLRKINIFNPNQILVPMTFVGSANQSRLVEKVKEQFPQISHIPVRRNTYNKTSGMEFIQELCVPSLNSVLLILQYRYYALTAASALFRYLQNNLNIFYASGSIKIEYQESEGYAVIDVSTADRLELVSSTKPLQASKYSTLFGVLNNCYTRIGERALRTILLQPPFATSLILERQECVTALIKHVEKLQSIQVILQKLGNVDQLLTLPTIVIDDSPSCSTRQLNYILYLNGLVDLIITLNDVISTFDQSLFKNISITLRNQDFLIIKDTVRTLINENAYAAKSQNGLFQRCFAIKPGINGLLDLVRKIYSERVDDMREYVKLLGEKYNLPLTLGNNVTKGYHIVFSLNKHQRLTMKKSDIPIEFIQVCRLAGSFTMKTMELINFQTRIDDIVADILKISNVMIFKTLTSFKKHIGLFYRLCEDIAIIDVLQSLAEVSLRNNYVKPTLSDFTEVKESQHPMLHMLVHEKPVPNSISSCQNFNVHIITGPNGSGKSIYIRQVMLLQIMAQIGGYVPASSAVFRPADRLFARVYLEDNMECGASSFVLEMKEILYILSHITDNSLIIIDELARSTSLEEGAALAMAICECFVNSSSFVYLTSHFTLVTKLGDLYLNVKNWFMDTDASGDTPQSMKLCFNHTIKNGVTNLKRYGIYMVKNIWPADLLEDVYFLLEDDNKSTKELKTLQLSKESRLKYNIEADLKKFNAEGKLNPSKVNQVINYYQTKFDTSSSGVDMVNFKIAESRNECFFDDTVPDDALSEAVDQVEYSLLSHDDSNYERLDGFIRENSGNINLLNPEIEIHESSKNNHDGMIFAGNSSNQRSGNFNQNVRILSNILLNADNNVQENNLNCNDEFEQYSNLRSCSQESYQNDHEFEEVNEINKSLLTEMHNMDRANFEEFNSGTLYEDNFMDSIEDNYKEKQNTSVQKIPIERFNCFPKPENQDSDFCFLKPTEPPLRKRFAFKNQYPSCNKENLNETDQITFSLDLLRNPDKSSTPTISRNRYSFGVEETSCTNLLRNPEKSSTPTISRNRYSFEVGETSSTNLTDTEINSLNFPSANMFSQENSQSSSNQFINPDESRPYIFLEDDTSKEEDENKQGYFIRTNNENEEIETSCALEENYQKYGSFLIDEAQHIFPKVNILQGPNNKSLSFGEEDQLLNIPEKSKSKIVNEKDVNFEQFVIEETKLFLSQSRDIFEGDIDELEITIENNESNNKSHNEMSDDVIRLLKDEKISSGQKQWHGPIDEIEIQSTQFEVMNKIDNEPEDILIEPGHSKKIESKKDINYFSKSNHLNPNHIADEQNFNRNFKLHNLFEESDLECYLNNGLNISSVQFQPEKDSRKINNLSSTHENKNCNIVYSPKTMIEHTEIKTVSTSLSDISRKRNLDNSSSTSKTTDNQDIVVTEKIKKKADISHKENNFNELKTSIKSSNYVEETVSTSLSEASRKRNLENNCTPHKISEKSDISHEQKDFDELKSPPKPSNYSKSIKAPKPSEMLLDVSNDSDSHSSKGKAVTSISDASRKRNLDNPASSTSSDYQITYIECEEKHSDSSSPNEKLKDLIIPKQNNNYNQALPSSNILNYSENPQKYADSKGNLQEDSNKSSLNYQTAEETNISAMSQWRNLEKYTSKETDNSNTNEKKHKTNNEEISEKCMSVSKCSTETLDGISSIKLDSPSTKKEMNRDCNSTLENAHEKTENDVISEKLCHIGTDDSFISSNEEHFTNNESSSTTCLSKQSKKRKYLGYRRRLPKKPKKEEPKKTRDSVKPFKLTKYQIQEEFDKQDQIILEENLDVETYNRYLMQRMNRPSVKQVQNMEHIITFRKTRDGTVVLPPPPEKKYKTKKRMSRKIFESSKMIDVSIFSDQNASKMSAFLASNERNYSQFKFEPNLKGGDGFEDDSPPRCLNFFSQFVQKRKVKMFNRSKSFGDFKFQDYTNINHNNSFKMQVSIPSQKSDSSSIFLPNGFFKENKKDIDDICAKYLLGSQPGFCRTNTSPL